The genomic segment ACTCGACGGCTGCCTGCGGGTTGGGGGGCGGGGGTCTTCGATTTGTTTGCCATGACAACAGTCAGGAGTTCCATCCTTCTGTGATGCCAAATTTTCAGTTTGCGCGTCACGTGACGGAAGCTTGGCACGAGGCAAGACTGCCCTCTGCTGCATGCTGAGTTAACTGCAAGTCAGTTGCATTACTTATGGCTTGATTTGATGAATGTCACTTCGTTTATCTTACAAACCCTCCGCGGTCATTTACGCTTGTAagttccttttattttattttaagttattCCAATGAAAGCTGAGCGTTTTGTCGCCATGGTTACACAAGACCGGAAGTGAGCCCGTCTGTGCtcgctagcatgctagctggcGCTTCTCTTTTTGACACATTGTGATGGTCCAAAGTCGTGCAACACAGCACGCACGGGAAGAGACGTGAGTACGTTTTCACTTTGCTTCGACTTGAGCATGAATGATGACATCACGGCAGCTTCGGCGATGACGTCACGGCACGGCGGCACCTGCTCTTAGCGTTTAAATAATGCGTTGCGTGTTGTGTGtcagaagacgaagaagaagaagagcgtGACATTTGCATCATGTTGAGCTTCACGCGAGTGCAGCCTCGAAATGTTACCGAAATGAAGTTAGTTTTAGCTCAGATATTCGATATTTGACAGACATTCGCGGCGCCTCCGGGGACGCCGCCTCGGTCTACGGACTCTACGCGGATACGCTGCGGATACGCTGCGGATGCGCTCCAGGAGCTCGCGTTGATGGCCACGGTGTCGAGcccaaaacattttgtgtgGCCCTTGCAGAAATTACGGTTACATTCAAGCAACGCTAtgcgtgggaaaaaaatattttttgtccaaaaatgtcatcaaaaaaaacaaatagtctctctctcgctctaatattttattattttatgatcagatgaaacaaaagacaaaagacaaaagGGTAAGCTGTCGCCAAGAAAAACAGCATCCCAACTGTCAAACATGGTGGTGGGAACCGAATACTTTGTGGGtatttttcagcccctgaatcaGGCTACCTAATCACAGTAAATGGCACcatgagaagaaaagaaaaaaaaaaagacttcccaAAACAACATTGACAGTCTGTGTGGTGAAATGTGGTCTCGAGCAGTCAGTGGACAGTTTAGCATGACACAATCCCAAAAGGTGAAGAAATATTTTCGCAGTGGAACATTTTGCAGTGGCCCGCCGGACAGTCCAGACTGGAATTCTGTTGAGAATCTGTGGAGGGAACTCAAGATGACAAGAAAAGTCTCCAACTTGAAAGAGATGGAGCTCGTAGCTAAAGATGAACGACAAAAACATCGGCCGAGACACGCAAACAAGTTGATCAGCAAATGTCTTTTATTTGTTGTCATAGCCAATAAAAGctttttctattgatttttcaaattttttttcagcttcaattgctttatttaacaaattgaaatcaaaagccaaaacatggcaaacattaagcaaagcagtacatttatttatattttttggaatcttattgtttttatgtatttatttttacttttatttagggatatatatacatatttatgtatacatgcatttcatttttgaatgatattttttatatcttctTTTATCTtcactttttgtcatttcttttaaatttgggcagttttggtccttcataCGTTTGTGCCGCCGCCGCTGAATATTCTTGTGTCAGTTAGCAGGTGAGGATGAGTGCTGATGATGTCACAAAGGGCGTGGCCTGCACGCTGAAGCCGCCGGTGTTTCTTCACTTTGGAGGCGGAGACGGCAAAACGCAGGCGTGTTGCTCGGGCGTGTGCGTGATCGACGTGGCCCTGCCCCCGGGGAAAACCGTCAACGTGAGTCCACCGCCGTGATGTCATCAGATCGACACGAGCGACAACATGTCGATGATGTCGTCAGATTGAGGCGATCGCCTTTAAGAATTTCTACACGGCCCTGCTGAGCGTGAGGCTGCAGAGGCGGAGCCCCGGCCAGGAGGGGGCGGCGGCCAAGTGGTGCACAGCCCTCCGGGACCGCCCCCTCATGAACAACCCGCACACGGAGGCGGGCGCGCAGGACTACTACACCATCGACAGGAAGCAGGTGAGTGCGCGTTTGCACCGTCTGGTCTCGCCGCCGCTGGTGCGCCGCTGGTGCGCCGCTGGTGCGCCGCTGGTGCGCCGCTGGTGCGCCGCTGGTGCGCCGCTGGTGCGCCGCTGGTGCGCCGCTGGTGCGCCGCTGGTGCGCCGCTGGTGACGCCTTGTGGTTGCGTCgtgttaaatgatgatataatttgtcatcatttgcgtgttccaaaaaattggagatgaggcttctttgtgacaaaggctccttcgaaggatgatttattacagagatctccggtcaccatcttgaatatcacgtaaagagtgtgtcAATCCAAGAGTGCGCGCCCCCTCCCTTGCGAGAGAGAGCTCTTATACACCCCAGTTTGAAAGCAAAACGCCTTTTTCTCCTCCcatgaataagaaaaacagattggttctcacacaatatgttacataatagaattttcgtacacagttcgcagctgtgttcatcttttagacaaaatatactctcagggtacttttcgtacctttttcccaaaacagaatctcacaaacaaattgaacttgatttagagtggccgtaagtgatggtgcgaacagagtgtgtgtgggtgtgtgtgctctctcagagcagaatctgttctcacgcaggacacttgagaagaaattttagacaaaaacaaggtaccagataGGTTAAGATCAAGTTAtactgagtttaacattattacacctgctctacacatctataactaaattcaacatggttaaaatatgaaataaagaattaaaaatgttaataatgtataacagtcgTGGTGCTGTTCAGATGCAGGTGGACCCGGACGACGTGTCGTGCGTCCGGCTGATCCTCAAGCAGCCGTCGTCCGCCTGGTTGACCTTCAGCCTGGAGGACGTTCGCATTTTCCCTCGCACGCAACCTGTACGTGAAAGCGGCGTGGAGCTTTTTCGGGTCAGACGGCACCAAAATTGCCGGCCAGGAAAATGACGATGATGTCATGGTGATGTCATGGTGTTGCAGGAACCTGACAAGGAGCTCTCCGATTGGCTGTTGGCTCTGAACCTGCTTGAGGGACGGCCGCAAACGCAGGTACGTTGGCGAGCGAGACGCAACGTGACGTAGCAGTGCGCCCGCGTCCAACCTTTTCAAGTCGCCAGCTGTCGCGGATCCCAAAAGTTGCCGCCAAACTAACCGTCAATATTCAAACACATTATTACTAATAATATGCAGCAATCAAGATTTCCGATGAAAAAGATTTGTCTTTGTCTTTGTTGAAATATTTGCACTTGCGCTTTTGTGTAGCGCTTCAACTTGATTTGTGCCGTTGACGTCGCCGTTTGCAAGACGCACAAAAAAATCAGTCAAGCCGGCGACGCTGCCGgaaatcatttgaaaatcaaAGCGGATTCTTGTCAGCGTATTTGTGAACAATTTCATTTTCAAGGTCTTATTTTGCTCGCGCGTGCAAACAGTTTGTGACATTAAATGTCATGTTTGACTCAAAGTGGGCTTTTTTCCACCAGCAGTCATCGATATTTTTTTGGAATGACGCTCGCGAGATGGAGCGCTTCtgatgttggatggatggaatcggattattttacaatttaggaTCATGTATTCGTATTCGCGGAATTTGACGCtatctaaaaatgaaatgattccACAAATGTGTCAAAACTTTAGAAATGATGTTTTTGAGTGCATCGATTTCATATTTCAGGAGCGCAACGATTGAAcgctaacccaaaaagttgaaagAAATTTagagtttgggaattttcattttagtttgcttttcttttcttttgagtttttaattgagttcgttttaattagttttcagggtgcttctgttagtttttttttcgttttagttctttaaaaaatgcttagtttgagtttgtttcagttttcgttttttgttttgaatgtgtattacttgtgcttGTTACTCGAGGTGGCAAATGCCGG from the Vanacampus margaritifer isolate UIUO_Vmar chromosome 10, RoL_Vmar_1.0, whole genome shotgun sequence genome contains:
- the nicn1 gene encoding nicolin-1 isoform X2 → MSADDVTKGVACTLKPPVFLHFGGGDGKTQACCSGVCVIDVALPPGKTVNIEAIAFKNFYTALLSVRLQRRSPGQEGAAAKWCTALRDRPLMNNPHTEAGAQDYYTIDRKQMQVDPDDVSCVRLILKQPSSAWLTFSLEDVRIFPRTQPEPDKELSDWLLALNLLEGRPQTQVPVDAASVSCGLQQMWALSQVMQSSQSHAASVGRFDVDGCYDVHLLFLT
- the nicn1 gene encoding nicolin-1 isoform X1 encodes the protein MNCLIINCGDGGRLQDAQQRAKQVRMSADDVTKGVACTLKPPVFLHFGGGDGKTQACCSGVCVIDVALPPGKTVNIEAIAFKNFYTALLSVRLQRRSPGQEGAAAKWCTALRDRPLMNNPHTEAGAQDYYTIDRKQMQVDPDDVSCVRLILKQPSSAWLTFSLEDVRIFPRTQPEPDKELSDWLLALNLLEGRPQTQVPVDAASVSCGLQQMWALSQVMQSSQSHAASVGRFDVDGCYDVHLLFLT